Proteins encoded within one genomic window of Odocoileus virginianus isolate 20LAN1187 ecotype Illinois chromosome 2, Ovbor_1.2, whole genome shotgun sequence:
- the NCS1 gene encoding neuronal calcium sensor 1 isoform X1: protein MMDLLCLQVEFKDQSLGSCCPSLPSMGVTEKEVQQWYKGFIKDCPSGQLDAAGFQKIYKQFFPFGDPTKFATFVFNVFDENKDGRIEFSEFIQALSVTSRGTLDEKLRWAFKLYDLDNDGYITRNEMLDIVDAIYQMVGNTVELPEEENTPEKRVDRIFAMMDKNADGKLTLQEFQEGSKADPSIVQALSLYDGLV, encoded by the exons ATGAtggatctcctgtgtctccaggtTGAATTCAAGGATCAGTCCCTCGGCTCCTGCTGCCCTTCTCTCCCAAGTATGGGTG TTACCGAGAAGGAAGTCCAGCAGTG GTACAAGGGCTTCATCAAGGACTGCCCCAGCGGGCAGCTGGACGCGGCGGGCTTCCAGAAGATTTACAAGCAGTTCTTCCCATTTGGGGACCCCACCAAGTTTGCCACATTTGTTTTCAATGTCTTTGATGAGAACAAG GACGGGCGGATTGAGTTCTCCGAGTTCATCCAGGCGCTGTCGGTGACCTCGAGGGGAACCCTGGATGAGAAGCTGCGGT GGGCCTTCAAGCTCTACGACTTGGACAACGACGGCTACATCACCAGGAACGAGATGCTGGACATTGTGGATGCCATTTACCAGATGGTG GGGAACACCGTGGAGCTCCCTGAGGAGGAGAACACCCCGGAGAAGAGGGTGGACCGGATCTTCGCCATGATGGACAAG AACGCCGATGGGAAGCTGACGCTGCAGGAGTTCCAGGAAGGATCCAAGGCGGACCCGTCCATCGTGCAGGCGCTGTCCCTCTATGATGGGCTGGTATAG